The following proteins come from a genomic window of Natronogracilivirga saccharolytica:
- a CDS encoding acetyl-CoA C-acyltransferase encodes MENVVIIDASRTPMGSFGGKLKSLTAPELGAIAIGALYKNNSLNPDVIDEVVMGNVFSAGVGQAPARQAALKAGLSNKTPSSTVNKVCASGMKAIMYAAQQIQTGDADVVVAGGMESMSNVPYYVHSARFGNKLGHTDMQDGIIRDGLCDAFTHAYMGRFAEKCAEKYDISREEQDNYAAMSYRRARRARDEGAFNEEVTPVKIREGRTRAEVIGDDEEMDRVNFDKIPKLSPSFQKEGTVTAANASPISDGAAAVLLMSERKAKQLDLTPVARILSHASTAQEPEWFTTAPSKAIPAALDRAGLKSGDIGLFEINEAFSVVALANMALLDLDPDIVNVHGGAVSMGHPVGCSGARIFVTLIHALRRYEKQRGCAAICNGGGGASAIITELI; translated from the coding sequence ATGGAAAATGTAGTCATTATTGATGCAAGCCGTACGCCAATGGGTTCATTCGGCGGCAAACTGAAATCACTTACCGCACCTGAACTCGGAGCCATTGCCATAGGAGCACTTTACAAAAACAACAGCCTCAATCCTGATGTAATAGATGAGGTGGTCATGGGCAATGTCTTTTCGGCCGGTGTCGGTCAGGCGCCCGCACGTCAGGCCGCTCTGAAAGCCGGACTTTCAAATAAAACACCCTCCTCAACCGTCAACAAGGTTTGCGCCTCCGGAATGAAGGCAATAATGTATGCCGCTCAGCAGATTCAGACGGGCGATGCTGATGTTGTGGTTGCCGGTGGCATGGAGAGCATGAGCAACGTTCCGTACTATGTCCACAGTGCCCGGTTCGGCAACAAACTGGGTCATACGGACATGCAGGACGGCATCATCCGCGATGGTCTTTGTGATGCCTTCACCCATGCCTACATGGGCCGTTTCGCTGAAAAATGCGCTGAAAAATATGACATTTCCCGCGAGGAACAGGACAACTATGCCGCCATGTCATACCGCCGGGCGCGCCGGGCCCGTGATGAAGGCGCATTTAATGAAGAAGTGACACCTGTCAAAATACGTGAAGGACGAACCCGTGCCGAAGTCATCGGTGATGATGAAGAAATGGATCGTGTAAACTTTGACAAAATCCCGAAACTGTCCCCCTCCTTTCAGAAGGAAGGCACGGTCACAGCGGCAAACGCATCGCCCATCAGTGACGGAGCGGCTGCGGTGCTGCTGATGAGCGAACGCAAGGCAAAACAGTTGGATCTGACCCCGGTTGCCCGGATTCTCAGTCATGCCAGTACCGCGCAGGAACCCGAATGGTTCACCACAGCACCTTCGAAAGCCATACCGGCTGCACTGGACAGGGCCGGACTCAAATCCGGTGACATCGGTCTGTTTGAGATCAACGAAGCTTTCTCCGTGGTAGCACTGGCGAATATGGCACTTCTTGATCTGGATCCGGACATTGTTAATGTCCACGGAGGTGCTGTGAGCATGGGTCACCCGGTCGGATGTTCCGGAGCACGAATTTTTGTCACTCTCATCCATGCCCTTCGCAGATATGAAAAACAACGGGGTTGTGCTGCTATCTGCAACGGCGGCGGCGGGGCATCGGCAATAATTACAGAATTGATATGA
- the porU gene encoding type IX secretion system sortase PorU, producing MAIRKYSIAASTGLLLLLLFGLVADAQNLRKVHQTPEFDEYELKNDKLLITAPEMVMVPWQNGEARYRVMEQEIVPVTADSSKLHYAKNPGQLMIEGRDTPVIETGQPGYTRGKMQAPLTIHIARQNEEESLNFQVLRHLRIRVYKDSDEPQLRQEYQPADVADTPDNPLSSGDWFKIPVPEDDLYALDIDYLDALGINTDNIDPRNIQVWTTPGYELPHLNSAPRPELAQIPIIVRGESDGSFDEGDRVKFFANGPDKVIFNEQQNQFEHRLHPFTNDNYVFLTVGSEPGMRLSAEEPSGQPTRDVSEFRDFVWFEEDREKSESRIKSGTQWFGQSFDPASSPSRTIFSDTLAGYRDGSDLDVWVSMAARSTSQSQFSFTVNGSSGMPVLNINSITSLTRATGLSAQVRDQRHTFQGFSLDNDVLTISATFQNPSSSSRGWVEWIRIRADRALQARSNKLLFHPPDDGDGSLVRYQMTGFSDEPVVLDITDPVNPVKLTVTSSGDDYSVTHYSDRDRRFIARSGFQTPGQGESIPTQDIRNPSGYPDYVIITAEDFLDEAQRLADYRSDRDGLTPVIVTQQQIFNEFNGGVPDFVAIRDYLKHLYDRGGDAGRSRPEYLLLFGGATYDYKGVIRNPNMQNHVFTYQSEESVHRTNSYGSDDFFGFMGDDEGLWPRNGSPDNPLNLLDIGIGRLSIQTTEEARLLVDKIKAYEDPRNRGDWQSLFTFIADDHQAGSSNDRDLHILNADGTADVIDQDETGVRMEKIYQISYPTENTSAGQRVPQATQAMVDRINDGTLVWNFSGHGAEQFLTDQRLFTSDDISKLNNRDRLTIMVTATCSFGRFDDTEENSGAEKMLLHQDGGLIAAFTTTRVVYTSPNPEILNFGLNIALTREMTRRDEDGRPRRLGDIFRETKYYPAGSDFNARKFILLGDPAMRIGFPETEIDLTHINGKEIASDSLIELRALDRVSVSGQVSRPDGSVDTGFDGEANVRVFDARRLVSYPDFDWVAAGNCYLDDCGYFVQTDALFSGRVSVTGGQFQSEFIIPKDVSYSADPGRVQVYARKQDADAVGSGSGFRIRGRNPDAEDDGDGPDIEVYMNDELFADGGVVNDSPQLIVLLQDESGINTTGAGVGHEIVAILEDLDDASNRRTITLNEFYQSNLDDFTSGRIEYPLSGLEEGHYRLKVRAWDVFNNLGESEITFEVLESEELQIRNVYNYPNPMHNFTHFVFEHNQPGVPLDINIRVYTLSGQPVTTIRREQYITGGNLVKIDWHGRDDDQHRLATGTYLYHVQVQAETDSGRQRKDQIERLVILR from the coding sequence ATGGCAATTCGTAAATATTCCATAGCAGCCAGCACGGGGTTACTGCTCCTCCTGTTATTCGGGCTTGTCGCTGATGCGCAGAACCTGCGGAAAGTGCATCAGACTCCCGAGTTCGATGAGTATGAATTAAAAAACGACAAGCTTCTCATTACTGCTCCGGAAATGGTGATGGTTCCCTGGCAGAACGGGGAGGCGCGGTACCGGGTCATGGAACAGGAAATAGTGCCGGTCACTGCCGATTCCAGCAAGCTGCATTACGCCAAAAATCCCGGCCAGCTGATGATTGAAGGACGCGATACGCCTGTCATCGAAACCGGACAGCCCGGGTACACAAGAGGTAAAATGCAGGCGCCGCTCACTATCCACATTGCCCGGCAGAACGAAGAAGAAAGCCTGAACTTCCAGGTTCTGCGCCATTTGCGCATCCGTGTATACAAAGATTCCGATGAACCGCAGCTACGGCAGGAATATCAGCCTGCTGATGTCGCCGACACCCCTGACAACCCTCTCTCATCTGGCGACTGGTTCAAAATCCCCGTCCCTGAAGATGACCTCTACGCTCTTGACATCGATTATCTGGATGCCCTTGGAATCAACACCGATAATATTGATCCCCGGAACATTCAGGTCTGGACCACGCCGGGCTATGAACTGCCGCATCTGAACAGCGCCCCAAGACCGGAACTGGCACAAATTCCCATCATTGTCAGAGGGGAATCTGACGGATCCTTTGATGAAGGCGACCGTGTGAAGTTTTTTGCCAACGGGCCCGACAAGGTGATCTTCAATGAACAGCAAAATCAGTTTGAGCACCGGCTCCACCCCTTCACCAACGATAATTATGTGTTTCTGACTGTCGGATCTGAGCCCGGCATGCGGCTGTCCGCTGAAGAGCCCTCCGGCCAGCCGACCCGGGACGTCAGCGAATTCCGCGATTTTGTGTGGTTTGAAGAGGATCGCGAAAAATCGGAATCCCGGATCAAATCCGGCACGCAGTGGTTCGGCCAGTCCTTCGACCCCGCCAGTTCGCCTTCCCGGACCATTTTCTCCGACACACTGGCCGGATATCGTGACGGATCGGACCTGGATGTCTGGGTTTCGATGGCAGCCCGGTCAACATCCCAGTCACAATTCTCCTTCACTGTCAATGGCAGTTCCGGCATGCCCGTGCTGAATATCAACAGCATCACCTCTCTGACACGGGCAACCGGATTGTCCGCCCAGGTACGCGACCAGCGCCACACATTCCAGGGCTTTTCTCTGGATAATGATGTGCTCACCATCAGCGCCACCTTCCAAAACCCCAGCAGCTCTTCCCGCGGCTGGGTGGAATGGATTCGCATCAGAGCCGATCGTGCTTTGCAGGCCAGAAGTAACAAGCTCCTTTTTCATCCGCCCGATGACGGAGACGGAAGTCTGGTTCGCTATCAAATGACCGGTTTTTCCGATGAACCCGTCGTGCTCGACATAACCGATCCGGTCAACCCCGTGAAGCTGACTGTCACATCCTCCGGCGATGATTACTCAGTGACACATTATTCCGACCGCGACCGCCGGTTCATAGCACGATCCGGCTTTCAAACGCCCGGGCAGGGGGAATCTATACCCACTCAGGACATCCGCAATCCATCCGGTTATCCGGACTATGTCATCATCACAGCCGAGGATTTTCTCGATGAAGCGCAGCGCCTTGCCGATTACCGCAGTGACCGTGACGGACTGACACCTGTTATTGTCACTCAGCAGCAGATATTCAATGAATTCAATGGCGGTGTGCCCGATTTTGTCGCGATTCGTGACTATCTGAAGCACCTTTATGACAGGGGAGGCGATGCCGGACGGTCCCGGCCCGAGTACCTGCTCCTGTTTGGAGGAGCGACCTATGACTACAAAGGGGTCATCCGCAACCCCAACATGCAGAACCATGTCTTCACCTATCAGAGTGAAGAATCCGTCCATCGCACCAACAGCTATGGCAGTGATGACTTTTTTGGCTTCATGGGTGATGATGAAGGCCTTTGGCCCAGAAACGGCAGCCCCGACAATCCATTGAATCTTCTGGACATAGGCATAGGCCGACTCTCCATACAGACTACCGAAGAAGCCCGGTTGCTGGTCGATAAAATCAAGGCTTACGAAGATCCCCGCAACCGCGGTGACTGGCAAAGCCTGTTCACATTCATCGCAGACGACCACCAGGCCGGAAGCAGCAATGACCGGGATCTGCACATCCTGAATGCCGACGGAACTGCCGATGTCATCGACCAGGACGAAACCGGGGTAAGGATGGAAAAAATCTACCAGATTTCCTATCCGACGGAAAATACAAGTGCCGGTCAGCGAGTACCCCAGGCCACCCAGGCCATGGTTGACCGCATCAATGATGGTACACTGGTCTGGAATTTTTCGGGACACGGAGCCGAGCAGTTTCTCACAGATCAGCGGCTGTTCACCTCAGATGATATCAGCAAGCTGAACAACCGGGACCGGCTCACCATCATGGTGACGGCAACCTGTTCATTCGGCAGATTTGACGATACGGAAGAAAACTCCGGCGCTGAAAAAATGCTGCTCCATCAGGATGGCGGACTGATCGCCGCATTTACTACTACCCGTGTCGTTTATACCTCCCCTAATCCCGAAATTCTGAATTTCGGTCTGAACATCGCCCTTACCCGTGAAATGACCCGCCGCGACGAAGACGGCCGGCCCAGACGGCTTGGCGACATTTTCAGGGAAACCAAATATTATCCGGCCGGATCGGACTTCAATGCCCGGAAATTCATCCTGCTAGGCGATCCCGCGATGCGGATAGGTTTCCCGGAAACCGAAATTGATCTGACTCACATCAACGGAAAGGAAATAGCATCCGATTCGCTCATTGAACTTCGCGCCCTGGACCGTGTTTCGGTAAGCGGGCAGGTCAGCCGTCCTGACGGATCTGTTGACACCGGTTTTGACGGTGAAGCCAATGTCCGGGTTTTCGATGCCCGGCGCCTTGTGAGTTATCCTGATTTCGACTGGGTCGCCGCCGGCAATTGCTATCTGGATGATTGCGGCTATTTTGTCCAGACCGATGCCCTGTTCAGCGGCCGGGTTTCTGTAACCGGCGGGCAGTTCCAGAGTGAATTTATCATTCCGAAAGACGTCTCCTATTCTGCCGATCCGGGAAGAGTGCAGGTTTACGCACGAAAGCAGGATGCTGATGCCGTAGGTTCCGGTTCCGGATTCCGCATCCGTGGCAGAAATCCGGATGCCGAAGATGACGGAGATGGTCCGGATATTGAAGTGTACATGAACGACGAGCTTTTTGCCGACGGAGGCGTAGTTAACGACTCACCGCAGCTCATTGTGCTTCTTCAGGATGAATCCGGAATCAACACGACAGGTGCCGGTGTCGGCCACGAGATCGTCGCAATACTGGAAGACCTCGACGATGCCTCTAACCGCCGGACCATAACCCTGAATGAGTTTTATCAGAGCAACCTTGACGATTTTACCAGCGGAAGGATCGAATATCCGCTCAGCGGCCTGGAAGAGGGTCACTACCGCCTGAAAGTGCGTGCATGGGATGTTTTCAATAACCTTGGCGAATCTGAAATCACTTTCGAAGTACTGGAAAGTGAAGAGCTGCAGATCCGGAATGTTTACAACTATCCCAATCCCATGCACAACTTCACACATTTTGTGTTTGAACACAATCAACCCGGTGTGCCGTTGGATATTAATATCCGGGTTTATACGTTAAGTGGACAGCCGGTCACTACTATCCGCCGCGAACAGTATATCACCGGCGGGAATCTGGTTAAAATTGACTGGCATGGCCGCGATGATGACCAGCATCGTCTGGCCACAGGTACATATTTGTATCATGTACAGGTTCAGGCTGAAACCGACAGTGGTCGTCAAAGAAAGGATCAGATCGAGCGGCTTGTGATATTACGATAA
- a CDS encoding RidA family protein, protein MSKHTVTTRRAPAAVGPYNQAVVYDQLVFCSGQIGLLPDSGDMAGQDVSSQLHQTMKNLGEVLKAAGSDWNKVIKCTVYLSDMKDFAEVNEIYGRYFPENPPAREAVAVKSLPKNALVEVSCIAHR, encoded by the coding sequence ATGTCAAAGCATACCGTTACTACCCGAAGAGCACCGGCAGCTGTAGGACCATACAATCAGGCAGTGGTTTATGACCAGTTGGTTTTTTGTTCCGGCCAGATCGGTCTTCTTCCTGATTCCGGTGATATGGCCGGTCAGGATGTTTCATCGCAACTGCATCAGACCATGAAAAACCTTGGTGAAGTGCTGAAGGCAGCTGGTTCCGACTGGAACAAGGTGATCAAATGCACGGTTTATCTGTCGGATATGAAGGACTTTGCAGAAGTAAATGAGATTTACGGCCGATATTTCCCGGAAAATCCACCTGCAAGAGAAGCTGTTGCTGTTAAATCACTTCCCAAAAATGCACTGGTGGAAGTCAGTTGTATCGCACATCGCTGA
- a CDS encoding tetratricopeptide repeat protein, with protein sequence MKTKFFPQALIAAALMMMVWSCATDPNIESARLALVQQDYQEVIESAQAAIDSDPDNGDGYYYMAVAYASIAAEKPADERVEDYKKAREYFMEARERYEDQLISSDEADNLDEILVETWGYEHNSGVEPLTDDIISSDEDSLKLARHHFKNATTINPDSVQSFNLLAEVEFALGDLEEAERITRHIIYDMQKADLFNYYRLAFYLMEGDRDDEAIEILTEARDEYPDEIEIVQELANAYLRTGDTDKALEVVRELIDRDPENPQYRLVYATQVYQMVQDIDDQIREIHDDMYDMSREIRDKAREPDADEQEVEDMLAELDRKQEEANDLIQESFRFSDRAEEELQFALEKDPENPDVHATLGILYQNRAAVMQDKRNMTDDMDEADEFDKQAQEYLEQSLPHYEKAAELEPDNPEHWRSLFRIYTNLGMEEEAQDAQERAGL encoded by the coding sequence ATGAAAACCAAATTTTTTCCACAAGCACTTATTGCTGCTGCCCTGATGATGATGGTTTGGTCATGCGCAACGGACCCGAACATTGAGTCGGCCCGGCTGGCACTGGTACAGCAAGACTATCAGGAAGTCATCGAATCTGCCCAGGCAGCTATTGACAGCGACCCTGACAATGGTGACGGCTATTACTACATGGCGGTTGCTTATGCTTCCATAGCTGCTGAAAAGCCGGCAGATGAGCGGGTTGAGGATTACAAAAAAGCGCGTGAATACTTCATGGAAGCGCGAGAGCGCTATGAAGACCAGCTGATTTCCAGTGACGAAGCCGACAACCTGGATGAAATCCTTGTTGAAACCTGGGGATATGAGCACAATTCAGGTGTTGAGCCTCTGACTGACGACATTATCAGTTCCGATGAAGACTCACTGAAGCTGGCCCGGCATCACTTCAAAAATGCCACAACCATCAACCCGGACAGTGTCCAAAGCTTTAACCTCCTGGCTGAGGTCGAATTTGCATTGGGTGACCTCGAAGAAGCCGAGCGCATCACCCGTCATATCATTTATGATATGCAAAAAGCCGACTTGTTCAATTATTACCGCCTTGCCTTTTATCTAATGGAAGGTGACCGTGACGATGAAGCCATTGAGATCCTGACTGAAGCACGTGATGAGTATCCGGATGAGATCGAAATTGTTCAGGAGCTTGCCAATGCCTACCTCAGAACAGGTGATACGGACAAGGCACTTGAGGTGGTCCGGGAGCTGATTGACCGTGATCCCGAAAATCCGCAGTACCGGCTGGTATACGCTACCCAGGTCTACCAGATGGTGCAGGATATCGACGATCAGATCCGGGAGATACACGATGATATGTATGACATGAGTCGTGAAATCAGGGACAAGGCCAGAGAACCTGATGCTGATGAGCAGGAAGTTGAAGACATGCTGGCTGAGCTGGACCGGAAACAGGAAGAAGCTAATGACCTGATTCAGGAATCATTCCGTTTCTCCGACAGAGCAGAAGAAGAGCTTCAGTTTGCCCTTGAAAAGGATCCTGAAAACCCGGATGTCCATGCCACACTCGGAATTCTGTATCAGAACCGCGCGGCTGTCATGCAGGATAAGCGAAACATGACTGACGACATGGATGAAGCTGACGAGTTTGACAAACAGGCTCAGGAATATCTGGAGCAGTCACTGCCGCATTACGAAAAAGCGGCCGAACTGGAGCCTGACAATCCGGAGCACTGGCGTTCACTATTCCGCATTTATACCAACCTCGGGATGGAAGAAGAGGCTCAGGACGCTCAGGAGCGTGCAGGACTCTGA
- a CDS encoding cystathionine gamma-synthase, which translates to MGTTCDVRITNYKHMKFNTKTIHAGQKPEETSGSVMPPVFFTSTYAQEAPNKHKGHEYARVTNPTRTALENLLSGLEDARCTCAFASGCAAMDALLKMLRPGDHVVATNDLYGGSYRLFKEVFEPFGISFSFVDMRSVDNVGKAITPDTRMLWVETPTNPLLKIADIAGIAGLGKHHGAYTVVDNTFASPALQQPLNQGADAVVHSTTKYLGGHSDLIGGAVSTSNDEIYENLTFQTKTTGAVPGPMDCYLALRGIKTLSLRVERSCQNARALADYLRNHPMTGDVRYPGHSDHPGHEIAAKQMSDFGGMVSFSLKSDDQESAEKFMSNTSVFTLAESLGGVESLISHPASMTHASIPKNIREEAGLKDSLIRLSVGIEDIDDLIADLDSAFDSL; encoded by the coding sequence ATGGGTACTACATGTGACGTCAGAATCACAAATTATAAACACATGAAATTCAACACAAAAACCATCCACGCCGGACAAAAACCCGAAGAGACATCAGGATCTGTGATGCCTCCTGTTTTTTTCACATCCACCTACGCCCAGGAGGCACCCAACAAACACAAGGGGCACGAATATGCCAGGGTTACCAATCCCACCCGTACGGCACTTGAAAACCTGCTTTCCGGGCTTGAAGATGCCCGCTGCACCTGTGCTTTTGCATCGGGCTGCGCCGCGATGGATGCCCTCCTGAAAATGCTGCGCCCCGGCGATCATGTTGTCGCTACCAATGACCTGTACGGCGGATCATACCGCTTGTTCAAAGAGGTTTTTGAACCTTTCGGAATTTCTTTCAGCTTTGTGGACATGCGGTCTGTTGATAATGTCGGCAAAGCCATAACGCCGGATACCAGGATGCTGTGGGTAGAAACCCCTACCAATCCCCTCTTGAAAATAGCCGATATTGCAGGAATTGCCGGTCTGGGAAAACATCATGGCGCTTATACGGTTGTCGATAACACGTTCGCCTCTCCGGCACTTCAGCAACCATTAAACCAGGGCGCTGACGCCGTTGTCCATTCCACAACGAAGTATCTTGGCGGGCACTCCGATCTTATCGGCGGAGCAGTCAGCACCAGCAACGATGAGATATATGAGAACCTCACATTTCAGACGAAAACCACAGGTGCCGTCCCCGGGCCGATGGACTGCTACCTTGCACTGAGGGGAATCAAAACGCTTTCACTGCGGGTAGAGCGATCATGCCAAAATGCACGTGCGCTTGCCGATTACCTACGCAACCACCCCATGACGGGTGATGTCCGCTACCCCGGGCACAGTGATCATCCGGGACACGAAATTGCTGCAAAGCAGATGAGTGATTTCGGGGGGATGGTCTCATTCAGCCTGAAAAGTGATGACCAGGAGAGTGCTGAAAAGTTCATGAGCAACACCTCGGTGTTTACACTTGCCGAAAGCCTGGGTGGTGTGGAGTCTCTGATCAGCCACCCCGCAAGCATGACCCATGCCTCCATACCGAAAAACATTCGTGAAGAAGCAGGACTCAAAGACTCGCTCATCAGGTTATCTGTCGGCATTGAGGACATTGATGATCTCATAGCTGACCTTGATTCCGCTTTTGATAGTCTGTAG